One segment of Schistocerca cancellata isolate TAMUIC-IGC-003103 chromosome 2, iqSchCanc2.1, whole genome shotgun sequence DNA contains the following:
- the LOC126162950 gene encoding uncharacterized protein LOC126162950 isoform X1: MQSLCRWNIRRNVVFLAMIMTVAGVLVLYNSDEDDHDVRSSVVQRNADDKYDFVVHASIHHTDDCFRNNIRYGIEHLYKNVLLWRSSKNSKCKASFEKFDKIYRVDIREGKIYFHPKFANKVHEWLGYDPKLFEEVKRQKVTHVYHKYSHKLTAYNPLRAKRPTAKPQKPPKLYIEELINQTLPGCDFCNAAIMTAGEIFGRVQGKSSRSAANTFKIDKWHGLFIPDKHSILEITIQEFVDLFNTSLQWFGTVASIDRNARFPVLFWDTFPAAGASQVHVHVHGILGDELYRGALNAQLRVSNQYISETSRNYWQDLVEVHDRLGLAAFFGKAVAIAPLTSEKDHELLLISQMPNTDIYSLLYFVIQTYHSIDRFCYSSSMALPLIGYERLLRKSESLPTIIRIGTRGECSSTVNDVYTMSLNWQNSTN, encoded by the exons ATGCAGTCGTTGTGCCGGTGGAACATTAGGAGGAACGTCGTTTTTTTGGCAatgataatgacagtggcaggcGTACTTGTTCTATATAACAGTGATGAAGATGACCACGACGTCCGGTCTTCTGTAGTTCAGCGTAACGCTGACGATAAATATGATTTTGTCGTGCATGCTTCGATTCATCATACTGACGATTGCTTTAGGAACAATATTAGATACGGAATCGAGCATctgtataaaaatgttttattatggCGTTCATCTAAGAACAGTAAATGTAAAGCAAGTTTTGAGAAATTTGACAAAATTTACAGAGTAGATATAAGAGAAGGAAAGATATATTTCCATCCAAAGTTTGCAAACAAAGTCCATGAGTGGCTAGGATATGATCCAAAACTGTTCGAAGAAGTTAAACGACAAAAAGTCACCCATGTGTATCATAAATATAGCCACAAACTTACAGCATATAATCCGTTAAGGGCGAAGAGACCTACAGCAAAGCCCCAGAAACCTCCGAAACTATACATAGAAGAACTTATAAATCAGACACTGCCAGGGTGCGACTTTTGTAATGCAGCGATTATGACTGCTGGGGAAATATTTGGGCGCGTTCAAGGGAAATCATCAAGAAGTGCTGCGAACACGTTTAAGATTGATAAATGGCACGGACTTTTCATCCCAGATAAACATAGTATATTAGAAATCACTATTCAAGAGTTTGTTGATCTCTTTAACACTTCATTGCAGTGGTTTGGCACAGTCGCTTCAATTGATAGAAATGctcgctttccagtcctctttTGGGATACGTTCCCTGCTGCAGGAGCCAGCCAGGTGCATGTTCATGTACATGGAATACTTGGAGATGAACTTTACCGTGGAGCATTAAATGCACAGTTACGTGTTTCCAATCAATATATATCGGAAACAAGTCGCAATTATTGGCAAGATTTAGTGGAGGTTCATGACAGATTAGGACTAGCAGCATTTTTTGGTAAAGCTGTGGCAATTGCCCCTTTAACATCAGAGAAAGATCATGAGTTACTGCTGATTAGTCAGATGCCCAACACTGACATATACAGTTTATTGTATTTTGTTATCCAGACATACCACAGCATTGATAGATTTTGTTACAGTTCAAGTATGGCACTACCACTTATTGGATATGAAAGGTTGCTGCGTAAATCTGAGTCACTTCCTACAATTATTAGAATTGGTACGAGAGGAGAATGTTCTTCAACAGTTAATGAT GTGTACACAATGTCATTGAACTGGCAAAACAGTACAAATTGA